In the Enterococcus saigonensis genome, one interval contains:
- the rplN gene encoding 50S ribosomal protein L14: MIQSESRLKVADNSGAREILTIKVLGGSGRKTANIGDVIVASVKQATPGGVVKKGDVVKAVIVRTKSGARRADGSYIKFDENAAVIIRDDKSPRGTRIFGPVARELRENNFMKIVSLAPEVL, encoded by the coding sequence GTGATCCAATCAGAAAGCCGATTAAAAGTTGCTGATAACTCAGGTGCGCGCGAAATTTTGACGATCAAAGTCCTAGGTGGCTCAGGTCGCAAAACTGCTAACATCGGAGACGTGATCGTTGCTTCAGTTAAACAAGCAACGCCAGGTGGGGTTGTCAAAAAAGGCGACGTTGTCAAAGCGGTCATCGTCCGCACTAAATCAGGTGCGCGCCGTGCTGACGGTTCTTATATTAAATTTGATGAAAATGCTGCGGTAATTATCCGTGACGATAAAAGCCCTCGTGGAACTCGGATCTTTGGCCCTGTTGCCCGTGAATTGCGTGAAAACAACTTCATGAAGATCGTTTCCCTAGCACCAGAAGTATTATAA
- the rpsQ gene encoding 30S ribosomal protein S17 → MTERNQRKVYQGRVVSDKMDKTITVVVETKKNHPIYGKRMNYSKKYKAHDENNEAKVGDIVKIMETRPLSATKRFRLVEIVEKAVII, encoded by the coding sequence ATGACTGAAAGAAATCAACGTAAAGTTTACCAAGGTCGCGTGGTATCTGACAAAATGGATAAAACCATTACTGTCGTTGTAGAAACAAAGAAAAACCACCCTATCTACGGTAAACGAATGAACTACTCTAAGAAATACAAAGCGCACGATGAAAACAACGAAGCAAAAGTTGGCGATATCGTGAAAATTATGGAAACTCGTCCATTATCTGCTACTAAACGTTTCCGTCTAGTAGAAATCGTTGAAAAAGCTGTAATTATCTAA
- the rplX gene encoding 50S ribosomal protein L24, with translation MFIKKGDKVKVITGKDKNKEGVVLEAFPKKDKVVVEGVNIVKKHQKPSQAAPQGGIVEMEAPIHVSNVMIIDPSNGEATRVGYKEVDGKKVRVSKKTGEVLDK, from the coding sequence ATGTTTATTAAAAAAGGCGACAAAGTCAAAGTTATCACCGGTAAAGATAAAAACAAAGAAGGCGTTGTTTTAGAAGCTTTCCCGAAAAAAGATAAAGTTGTAGTCGAAGGTGTTAACATCGTGAAAAAACACCAAAAACCTTCTCAAGCTGCTCCGCAAGGCGGAATCGTTGAAATGGAAGCTCCGATTCATGTATCAAATGTCATGATCATCGACCCATCAAACGGTGAAGCTACTCGGGTTGGCTACAAAGAAGTTGACGGTAAAAAAGTCCGTGTTTCCAAGAAAACCGGTGAAGTTCTAGATAAATAA